The following is a genomic window from Mycolicibacterium sp. TY81.
GAGGTGATCGGCGTCGACGAATCGGCGAAGTACCGCCAGGTGCTGGTCCTGCGCACAGACGCGGGGTCGGTCAGCCTGATCGAACTGGCCGACGTCGCTGCCGTCACGCTGGCGGAGGAACCATCGCGCGACAACCTCGAGTACCTGCTGGACCGGTCGCGCGCGCTGACCGCGGGCCAGAATTGCCAACTGGGCGTACAGGTTCGGGGCAGCGGGACCGTCCAGGTGTCCTACGTGGTGCCGGCGCCGCTGTGGCGGCTGTCGTACCGTCTGGTGCGCGATGGTGACGGCCTGGTGTTGACCGCGATGGGCATCGTGCACAACCCGGTCGACGAGGACCTCACCGACATCGCGTTGACGCTGACCACCGGCGAACCGGTCTCCTTCGACATCGACCTGTACGAGAGCAAGCACGCGTATCGGGAGGTTGTCGAGGAAAGCCGCCGCGGTGCGGTGCCCGTGGCCGCCGCCGCGAAAACCCGGTCGCCGGCCGAGGTATCGGCGGCGATGGCGATGCCCGCACCTGCCGGCGCCGGGTTTTTCGATGCGTATGCCGACGCCGTCGACGATGTCGAAACCGCCGACCGCGGTGAGTATTTCGAGTACCGGCTGAGTACCCCGGTGTCACTCAAACGCGGCGGCGCGTCGATGATTCCCCTGGCGGTACAGGCCGTGGACGGCGTCCGGCGCGAACTGGTCTGGACCGGCCATGACCGCTCCCCCGAGATCGTCCTCGTCTTCACCAACACCGCGGGCATCGTGCTCGAGGAAGGCCCCGCCGTCATCTACGAGCAGGACGCCTACGCCGGCGAAGCGATGGTGCCCTTCACCGCCCGCGACGCGAAGGTGCGGCTGCCGTTCGCGAAAGACCTTGCGGTGCGGTGCCGGCACACCTCGACCGTCAGCGACGTCACCGCCCGCGTGCGCCTGGCCCGCGCCGCGCTGGTCCACGAGCAGCGGCGCGAGCGACTCCATACCCTGCGGGTCGAGAACGACCATGCCGAACCGGTCGAGGTGATCTTCGAGATCGTCCGTTTTCAGGGACACCGCGTGGAAGCGCGGGACAACGTCACCGCGATCGCCGACGACGGGACCAACCACCGGATCACGGTCACCGCGGCCGGCCACGGCGCCGTCGAAGCCACGGTGCTGGAAAGCTGGCCGCTGTCCAGCGAGATCGACTACGAGCACCTCGCGCCGGGTCAGCTCGAGGAGTGGCTGGCCGACCGGTCCCTCGACGCCGCCACCATCACCGCGCTCGGCGAAGTCCTGGACAAGTGGGCGACCGCCGAGCGGCTGGAGTCGGGCGCCGAGCAGGTCGAGGCCGCGCGCTCGGGTGACTACGAGGCGCAGAGCCGAATCTCCGAGCAGCTCAACGTCCTCGGCACCGACGGCCCCGAAGGCGAGCTACGGCGCCGGCTCATCGTGGACCTCGAGTCGCTGCGGGACCGCAGCACCGCGCAGGGCGAGAAGGTCCGTCAGCTCCGCGACGACGCGGAAGCGCACCGGCGGGCCGCTTGGGACGAACTCCAGCGTCTCATCGACGCGCCCTGACCCACGCTTCGGCTTCGTCGACGGTAGCGGCAGTCGCCACGCTTCCGGGCAGCGCCGGGCGGTCCACCATGATCACCGGAACATTCAGCGCCGCAGCGGCATCCAGCTTCGCGCGCGTCATGCCGCCGCCGCTGTTCTTCGTGACGAGGGCATCGATGCGGTGGTCACGCAGCAGCGCCAGCTCGTTGTCGTAGTCGTACGGGCCGCGCGACAGCAGGATGTGGTGCTGCGGCGGCAGCGTATCGGCATCCGGCGGCGTGACGGCACGGATCAGGAACCAGGCGTCCGACGCGCGGAAAGCCGTCGTGCCCGAACGTCCCGTGGTGAGGAAGACCCGTTGGTAGCCGCGGTCTTCGACGGTCTGCGCAGCCTGCCGGTCGTCGGCGACGACGATGGCGTCGCCGTGCGGCCACGCCGGCCGCGCCAGGACCAGGTGCGGCAGTTGCAGGCCGGCGCAGGCCCGGGCGGCATTGGCGGTGATGGTGGCGGCGAACGGGTGCGTGGCGTCGACGACGGCGGTGATCTCGTTGTCCTGCAGGTAGGTTCGCAGGCCGTCAACGCCGCCGAAGCCGCCGATCCTGACCGGGCCCACGGGTAGCGCCGGGTCGGGCACGCGACCGGCCAGGGAACTGATCAGCTCGATGCCGGGGTGCAGCCGCTTGGCCAATGCCCGCGCCTCGGACGTCCCGCCCAGGAGCAGAAGCTTCACCGGTCACCTTCCCAGTGCCCGCGACACGGACGTTCCGCCCGCGACACGCCGTCGGCGGCGTGCCGAACGTCTATCTCGCGGGTTGTTGCCAGTGGCGGCTCCGCCATCAATGTGTCGCCCCGCGGCGCCGGCCGCTCGAATACAGGTAACTGTCGGTGAACCCCTGGGCACCCAGCGCGTCGCCGACGAAGATCACCGCGGTCTTGGTGATGCCCGCCGCTTTGGTCCGCTCGGCCAGCTCGGACAGGGTGCAGGTGATGACCTGCTCGCTCGGCCAGCTGACGAAAGCCACCACCGCGCAGGGAGTTTCGGGGCAGTACCCACCCTCGAGCAGTTGGGGGACGATGTTGTCGATCTGCGCAGCCGCCAGGTGCAGCACCAACGTGGCACCGGGCTTGGACAGGGACACCAAATCCTCGCCGTGCGGCATCGCGGTCGACAGCGTCGCGACCCGGGACAGGGTGACGGTCTGGGCCACGCCGGGCACCGTCAGCTCTCGCCCGAGTGCCGCGGCGGCAGCGGCGAAAGCCGGTACGCCGGGCACGATTTCGTAGTCGATACCGAGCTCGTCCAGCCGGCGGCACTGTTCGGCCACCGCGCTGTAGATCGAGGGATCCCCCGAGTGCAGGCGCGCCACGTCGAGTCCGGCTTCGTGTGCGGCGACCAACTCGCCGATGATCTGCTCCAGGTTGAGCGGACCGGTGTCGACGATCCGTGCGTCGGGCGGGCATTCCGCCAGCAGGTCGTCGGGCATGATGGAGCCGGCGTACAGACAGACGCGACACGACCGCAGCAGCCGCTGCCCGCGCACGGTGATGAGATCGGCGGCGCCGGGTCCCGCGCCGATGAAGTACACCGTCATTTCTTGACCACCGTCCACTGGGTTATCGGCAATGCCGGGCGCCAACCGGTGAAGCCACCGAGCGGTTCGCCGTGATAGTGCTGGAAGCGGCGCAGTTCGCCGCCCAGTTTCGAATAGAGCTGCACCACAAAGGCTTCCGACTCTGCCGTCACCGCGTTGGCGACCAGCCGGCCGCCGGATTCGAGCGCGTCGAAGCAGGCGTCGAACAGCCCCGGTTGGGTGAGGCCACCACCGATGAAGATGGTGTCCGGGCCGGCCACATCCTGGAATCCTTCCGGCGCCGCGCCGCGCACGTCCACGGTGACGCCGAACTTGGTGACGTTGTTGGCGATCCGCTCGCGGCGCACCTCGTCGCGCTCGAACGCGACGGCCCGGCCGCCCGATGCGCGACACCATTCGATCGCGATGCTGCCCGACCCCGAGCCGATGTCCCACAGCACGCGGCCGGGGCGCGGCTGCAACGCGGTCAGCGCCAGCGCCCGAATGGTCTGTTTGGTGATCTGCCCGTCGTGATCGAAGGCCGTGTCCGCCACGACCGTCCCGATGCGCAGGTCGGGTGCGTACCGCACAGCAATGACATTGAGTGCGTCGACGTGCGGGGCACTGGCGTCCCACTCCCCTGCGGTCATCGTGGTGATGCGTTCGGCCGGGCCGCCGAGCTGTTCCAAAACCGTGAACTCCGATTGGCCACGACGGGTTTCGGTGAGCAGCCGGGCCAACGCCCGCGGGGTGTCGGCTCCCTTGGACAACACCACCGCCCGGCCACCGGGGCGGATGGCGGTTTGCGGTGCGGCGTTGACGAGGCTGATCACCTCGGTGTCCTGCACGCTCCAGCCCAGTCGCGCGCACGCCAGCGTCACCGAGGACACGTGCGGCAGCACCGTCACACGGTCCCGGCCGAACAGCCGGATGAGGGTTGCGCCGATGCCGTGCAGCATCGGGTCGCCGGACGCCACGACGTGCACGTCCCCCAGCCCGTCGAACAACGTGGGCAGGGCCGCCAGCATCGGCGACGGCCAGGCCCGCCGCTCGGCGGTGACGTCGGCGTCCAGCAGGTCCAGCTGTCGCGGACCGCCGAAAATCACTGTCGCGCTGTGTAGTTCGCCCCGGGCGGCCTGGCCCAGTCCGGCCATCCCGTCGGCGCCGATGCCGACGACGGTGATCTTGCCTTCGTTCTCCGTCATCGGTGCCCTCTGCTCTTCGCGCAAGCGCTCATCGCGGCATCTTCCGCCAGATGGCGTTCGGCACAAAACGAGTCGCGAAGATCAGCGGGCGGATACCCCACGGCACCCAGACCGCGGCCTTGCCCTTGCGCAGCGCCGTCGCGGCAGCTTCGGCGACCTGCGCGGGCGTGCTCGACATCGGTGCCGGGTCCATGCCCTCGGTCATCCGGCCGATCACGAAGCCGGGTCGCACGATGAGCAACTGGATGCCGGTGCCGTGCAGCGCGTCGGCCAGCCCGCACGCGAAGCCGTCCAGGCCCGCCTTGGCCGAACCGTAGACGTAGTTGGCCCGGCGGACCCGCGCGCCGGCGATCGACGAGAACACCACCAGCCGTCCCCGGCCGGCGGCGCGCATGCGCTGCGTCAGCAGCGTCAGCAGGTTCACCTGGGCCACGTAGTCGGTGTGGACGACGGCCACCGCGTGCGCGGCATCGTCCTCGGCCCGGGCCTGGTCACCGAGGACGCCGAAGGCCAGGACCGCGGTACCGATGGGCCCGTGCCCGGCTTCGATCGCGCTGACCAGCGCGGCATGCGAGGTCAGGTCGTCGGCGTCGAACTCGCAGGTGTGGACCTCCGCGGCGCCGGCCGTGCGCACCGCCTGCACCTCGTCCACCAGTTGATCGGCCCGGCGCGCGGCCAGCACCACCGTGTTGCCCGGCGCCAGCCGGACGGCCAGTTCCAGGCCGATCTCACTGCGGCCGCCGAAGACGACGACCACCTCGCCGCCGGTATCCGCCGTGTCGTTCACGGCTGCGATTATCACCTGCGCTACTTTTGGTGATGATGGCGAAGGCAACGACACGGCTCACCAGTGACGCGCTGGCATTCCTCACCGAGCGTCATCTGGCGATGCTGACCACCCTGCGGTCGGACAATTCCCCGCACGTGGTGGCGGTCGGTTTCACCTTCGACCCGAAGACCCACATCGCGCGCGTCATCACCACCGGCGGTTCCCAGAAGGCCCTCAACGCCGCCCAGCGCGGTGTCGCCGTGCTGAGTCAGGTCGACGGTGCCCGGTGGCTGTCCCTCGAAGGCAAGTCGACCGTCAGCAACGACGCCGACGACGTCCGCGACGCCGAACTGCGCTACGCCCAGCGCTACCGCACGCCGCGGGTGAACCCGCGGCGCGTGGTGATCGAGGTCCGCATCGAACGCGTCCTCGGCTCCAGCGAGCTGCTGGACCGCGGCGAGGCGTAGTCCGCTTTTCAGTCTCGGCTCCGGAGACCTGCCGATTGTGGTGACGGTCCGACGCCCAGCGCAATCGCTCTGATTTCAACGGTTCCGGGTGACACGTGTGCAGGTGCCGCAGCGGATGCGGCACCGCCGGCGCGACGTGGTGTCGTGCCGTTGAGCGTCAGTGACGCTGTATCACCTTGCGGGACTGTCACTTTCGCCACCCTCGTCTCCGCTCTCCGCCGGGTAGAGCGTCGGATGCCAGTAGTGGTTGGTTCTTGGCTGGCCCACATCTAAGAGTGGTGGTGGGGTCCAGTGGATGCGGCCGTCGGGGCCCATGGTGGTGGTCCAGCCGCCGGTGTCGGCCAGGCGATTGTGGGGCCCGCAGGCCAGGGTGAGGTTGGTGATGTCGGTGGGTCCGTCATCGCGCCAGTTGGTGTTGACGTGATGGGCCTGAGAGCGCGATGCGGGGGCGGTGCAGTTGGGTTTGGTGCAGCCCAGGTCGCGGGCGAACAAAGCGAAACGTTGGGCGACAGTGGCGGTACGACGTGCTCGGCCCATGTACAGCGGTTGTTCGGTGTGGTCGTCAAAGACGACGAGGTAGTGGTCGGCTCCGGCGGCGGCCATCTGAACCAGGTCTTTGACCGGGAGTTTCGTGCCGGTGTGCGTGAGCGCCATGCCGGTGCGCTTCTCGAGGTCGGTGACGGTACAGGTGCCGATCACCGCGACAGGAAATCCGTTGTGTTCGCCGAGCATGCCGGTCTTCAGGATCATGCGGCCGACCATCTTGTACGCGTCATGGCGGCGCTGGGCGGCGGTACGGGTGTCGTTGTCGATCTGTTCCTGGGTCGGTGTACCCGAGATGCAGGGCACGGCGTCGGCGGGGTTGCACATGCCGGGGGCGGCCCATTTGTCGTAGATCGCATCCCAGTAAGCACGGGTCTCGGCGTCGATGGTGCCGCTGACCTCGGAGGTGCCATCGGAGCGCTGCTTGCCATGGTTGATGGCGCGTTTCGGGTCGGGTTCAGAGTCGTCAGGCTCGGGCCCGTCCTGATCCAGCCGATACAACAGATCAGCAGCGACTTTGCGGAGGTCCTCGGGGGTTTTGATTCGGGCATCGGCCACCAGATCCGCCTCACACTGGGCGAGAGTGACCGGGTCGGCCGCCCACAACGGCAACTTCCCGAAAAACCAGCTGATCACCTGCACATGCTCACCGTTGATCGCACCCCTCACCGAGCGCGGCGGCGACCAGCTCCCACACCGGACCCAACGGCTCCCCGGTGATCGCCGAGCGCGGACCCAAATTATCCGTATCGCGGACCCGGCGGCGGGCCTCCTCCCGACTGATCCGCAACCGCACATGCAACACCTCAGGCCAATCCTTGGCCCCGATCCCCTTGGCCGCGGCCTGGGTCTGTGCCGCCGCCAGAATCTGGTGATCGACAGCCTCGGCCGCACACCTCAAGGTTTCGCGGCGGGACTGCACCTCCAACAGCGTCCGCACGTCCAGGCCGGTGTAGTCGAGATTGTTGACCGCCACGACCGCGTCCTCGAGCGCCGCGTAGGCGGTCAGGACAGCGGCACGGTCGGAAGGCATATTCGAACAATAGTTCGACTCGCCGACAATTCGGTGTGCCGAAAGAGACCCTAGTTGCCCAGCGTGACCAGCGCAAACAAAGTGACCAAAGTTTTTTGGCGCACGACGACTCAGGACAAGAGCAACCTGATTGTCGGCCAGCACTCGGTCGGCGAGATGTCCGCAGACGCGACACCGAGACTGCAGCCATCAGCAAAACCGACCACCAGACGGCCACGGTCCACAACTGCGACAACTATTCGTCATAAGATGCTCAGCGTCCCCAGACCGGCAGGAGCATCGATGGCACGCGGCACTCCGCTGGAAGACAGCGCACGCGCAGGCTCACCGCCCACCGACCGCGTCGTCAGCATCATCGAACTCCTGGCGCAGCAGTCCGAACCGAGTTCGGTGGCCTCCATCGCGTCCCGACTCGACCTCAACCGCGCGACCGTCACCTCGATCCTGCTGGCGCTGGAGCGCGCGGGTTGGGTTGTGCGCCTTGCCGATCGGAGCTACACGCTCGGACCGGGCATGCTCGGCGTCGCCGAGGCCGTGCGCAATGCCCTGCCCCTGCCGGAGAACCACACCGAGGTCCTGCAAAACCTGGCAGATGCCACCAAGTGTGGCGTGTCGCTGGCCATGGTCGGCACCACCGAGATGACGTTCGTCAGCGTGGTGCGCGGCGTCGGCCACATCCCGGGCGGTGTGAGTGTCGGCGTCCGCCTGCCGTTGACGCCGCCGGCCGGTGCGACGGTGATCGCGCGCCGCGACGCGGCGAGCCAACAACAGTGGCTGGCCGGGGCACCACAGGAGCAGCGCGCCGAGTTCGGCAACCTGCTCGACCAACTCCGCAGGGACGGCGTCGCGATATTCGATTTCGGCGATTCCAGCCCCGAGGTGCTGGGCGTACTGGGCGATGTCGCCGAACTGCTCTCCGAGCACCCCCGGCGCAGTGCGCTCCGGCAGCGCGTTTTCGAGACACTGGTCAGCCTCGGCGGTAAGCCTTACAGCACAGCGCAGCTCGAGTCCCCCGAGCCATTGGCCGTGAGCTATCTGAGCACCGCCGTGGACAACGCGGCCGGCCATCCCGCCTACGAGATACAGCTCGGGCCGCTGGATCCGTCGGTGAGCGCCGCCGATCGCGCGCGGTACATCCACGAATTGCGCTCGGCCGCAGCAAAGCTCAGCCAGCACTAGTCATCACCACTGCGCCACCCGCCGGTCAACCGGCGGGCACTTTCGCGACCCACTCACCGGAAATCAATGCTTGCGCGGCTGTCGCCGGGATGCTTACCATCTGCCCGTCGCCAATTATTTGTCACTCAACTGACAACTATTCGTCACTATATCGGGAGCATGGATGGACACAGCGACGACGCTGCATCGCATTGGTAGCTCGGCCGGATCGGGTCACGCCCGGTTCATCGGCCGCGTAGGCGCACTGGCCGTTGCCCTCGGAATCGGCATCGCCGTCGCGAACAGTCCTGCCATCTGCCTCGCCGACACCGGCGCCAGCACCAGCACCGGCACCTCCGCGTCGTCGACCGACAAACCGTCGCCGGCCACCAAGCCGAAGGCGGAGAAACCCACCAAGAAGGCGAAAAAGCCCAAGCACCAGAAGGATTCGGCGGCCAAGAGCGATCAGGACGCAGCCGCCGCCACGACACCGGACCAGCCCGGGGACACCGAGACCCCGAAGCCCGGCGACAGCGACACCGCCGAACAGAAGCCGGCCACGACGAAGCCCGGGTCCGGCAACCCGGCCGAAACCGCGAAGCCGACAATCAAGAAATCCCGGCAGAACCAACTTCGCAACGCGGTACCCAAACCTGCCGTGTCGGTCCCCCAGTCGACCGCCGCGACGAGCCAGACCAAACCCAAGACGAACCCGGCACCCGCCTCGACCGCGGCGGTCACCGCCGCGAAACCAGCTGCCGCGCAGGCACCTTCAGTGGAGTCCGCCGCCAACACCGTCTCGACGGCCCTGTCCACCGCCGCGACCAAGATCAACACCCTCACGGCGACAACGCATCCAGTCTCCACGGCGGCCACCGGCGGCAACTTCGTCACGCACGTGGTGTCGAGCCTGCTGGGCGCAATCGGGTTGGTCCCGCACGCCGGAACCAGCCCCGCCGCTCCGCCGCAGGCGCCGGTGTTGTGGACCCTGTTCAGCTGGATTCGCCGCGAGATCGGCAACACCTTCTTCAACTCCTCGCCGCTCATCAACTACAAGCAGACCGAGACCAGCCAGACTTTCGGTGGTGTCATCAAGGGTGACTTGAAAGCCACCGACGCCAACGGCGACAAGCTCACCTACACCGTCGACAAGGGCCCGACGAAGGGCAGCGTGACGGTCCGTCCGGACGGCACCTTCACGTACACCCCAAGCGACGCACTGGCATTCAGCGGCGGCACCGACTCGTTCACGGTCACCGTCGACGACCGGCCCGGCAATCCGTTCCACATCAACCTGCTGAAGCTGTTCCAGCCGAACGCCGGCGCCACCACCACCGAGACCGTCACCGTCACGGTGAAGCCGACCAGTCCGCTCGGCACCGCCGACCAGATCGCGCTGGAACAGAAGGCCCAGGAGATCGTCAACACCCCGCAGGTGCAGGCCGCCATCGAGGCACTCAAGCAGGCCTGGCTGGCGCATGCGCAGCAGCGGTTCGGCCTCGTCGGCGGTGTCGATGCCGAGAACCTCGCATTGCTGGACGCAGCCGCCCGGGAACATGCACTCAATGCCGCGATGACGGTCGTCAACAACGACCCCGACAACCCACTGGTGATGGCCGTCGATATGCGGGCACACAGCTGGTACGGCACCGACACCCACGGCGGCCGGTTCATCTACGACAACCCCGACACCATCTACCGCACCATCCCGGTGCGCAGCGGTTCGACGTACGTCATCAGCGGCAAGTACCTCGGCGGTGTCCCTGTCGACGGCAACTTCGGCGTCTACGCCGACATCAGCGACGCTCTGCCGATCGGCAACCTGGCGGCGAAGGACCTCGTGGTCAACGCCGACGGCACGTTCACCATCACAGCGGACGGCAATCCCACCCAGCCGGGACAGACCAACCACATCTATCTACCGCCGGAGGCCCAGCAGATCTTCGTCCGGTACACGATGGCGGACTGGACCACCGAATCAGCACCGAGCCTCACGGTCACCCGCACGGGCGGTCCGGCGGGCGCCCCCGCGGAGAGCTTCGACGAGATGGTCGCTCACACCGTCAGCATCGTCCAGAATTTCCAGACGAGCGCGCACAATACGGCGCTCGACATCGTCACCCTCAACCTGCAGACCGGCCAGCTCAAGCCGCCCAACACGCTGACGCAGCCGTTCAACTTCCCCGGCACGCTGGTGTCACAGAAGCAGAGCCTCGGCTACTTCCAACTGGCCGACAACCAGGCTCTCGTCATCACGATCAACCCCGGCAACGCCGGATACTTCGTGGTGCCGGTGACCAACGACTGGGAACTGTCACCCGGTGACGGCACCGCGCAGACGAGCCTCAACAACGCGCAGTCCATCGCCAACCCGGACGGCACCTACACCCTCGTCATCTCCCCCGACGACCCCGGTGTGGCCAACTGGGTCTCCACCGGCGGCCTCAACCAGGGCACCCTCTACATCCGGTTCCAGGCACTCGACGCCACCTCGTCGGCCGTGCCGATGATCGTCTCGCAGCAGGTCGTCACCCTCGATCAGCTCGGCACCGTGCTGCCGGCCGGCACCAAGTACGTGACCGACGCCGAACGACAGGCCCAGCTCGCCGCCCGCCAGGACGGCTACAACGACCGCTTCGGCCCCTTCCCGCAGATCACCACAGGAGCACAGTCCGCATGACCGCCACCGCCGTCACCTTCACCCCCGGTTCCGCTGCCACCTGGCGCAGCCCCTGGGCCATGTATGCCGCACTGCGCGAACATGATCCGGTTCACCACGTGGTCCCCGCGCACGCCCCCGACAAGGACTACTGGGTGCTGTCGCGTTACGCCGACATCTCCGCGGCGGCCAAGGACCACGAGACCTTCTCGTCGGCCGAGGGTCTCACCTTCAACTACGACGACATGGAAGCCGTTGGCATCAAAGACAATCCGCCGATGGTGATGCAGGACCCGCCGGTCCACACCACCTTCCGGCGGCTGGTGGCCAAGGGATTCACCCCGCGGCAGGTCACCGCGATCGAACCCAAGGTGCGCGAATTCGTGGTGGACCGCATCGAGAAGTTGCGCGCCAAGGGCGGCGGCGACATCATCACCGAGTTTCTCAAACCCATGCCCACCATGGTGGTCGCGCATTATCTCGGTGTCCCGGAAAAGGATTGGGATCGGTTCGACGCGTGGACCGATGCCATCGTCGCCGCAAACTCCACCGGGCACCAGCCCGCGGCCGCCCCCGCCATCGCCGAATTGTTCACCTACTTCAACGAATTGATCGCCTACCGCCAGGAGCATCCCGAGGACGACACCGTCTCGCACCTGGTGGCAGCCGGCTTCGGCGCCGACGGCGACATGTCCGGAATCCTGTCCATCCTGGGCTTCGCGTTCACGATGATCACCGGCGGCAACGACACCACGACCGGAATGCTCGGTGGCGCAGTGCAACTGCTCACCGCCCGCCGCGATCAGCGACAGCTCCTGATCGACGACCCGGCACTCATCCCGGATGCCGTGGAGGAACTGCTGCGGCTCACCTCGCCGGTGCAGGGCCTGGCACGGATGACGACCCGTGACGTCGAGATCGAGGGCACCACGATTCCGGCCGGCCGCAAGACCTTCCTGCTGTACGGCTCGGGCAACCGCGACCACCGGCAATGGGGACCCGATGCCGAGGAGCTGAACGTGCTGCGCCGCCCCGCTCAAATCCTCACGTTCAGCCACGGCAACCACCACTGTCTCGGCGCAGCGGCGGCCCGCATGCAGGCTCGCGTCGCGCTCGAGGAGCTCCTGACCCGGTGCCCGGATTTCGACGTGGACGCCGACGCGGTCGAGTACGCCGAAGGCAGCTATGTGCGCCGCCCCACGCACCTTCCGTTCACGGCGGGGTCATGAGCCGGGTGGAGGTCGACCCCGAGATCTGCATCGGCATGGGCATGTGCGAGGGCATCAGCGCAGCGTTCCGGGTCGGCGACGGCGGCACGGTCGACATCGGTGACACCGCCGATGTCGACCCGGTGGTGTTGCGCCGGGCCGTGGCGGCGTGTCCGACGGGTGCGTTGCGCATGGCCGACGACGTGTAACGCGGCACCACAGCCGGCCCGCCGACGGCAACCAACCGGCATGACGCACGTCACCCGGGCATGGTTCGATCTAAGACGCCATGACTATCGCGAGCCCTTTCCCCGAGGTCCAGATCCCGACCACGGCTGTCTCCGAGTACATCTTCGGTGATCTGGCCGAGTCGGACGCCGATCGCATCGCCATCACCGAGGTCGCAACCGGTGCCGAGTACACCTACCGCGAACTGGCGGGCCGGATCGAGGCGTTCGCCGGCGCGCTGGCCGCCCGTGGCCTGGGCGTCGGCGACGTGGTCGGCCTGCTGGCGCCGAACAGTGCCGCGTTCGCCGTCGCCTTCCACGGCATCCTCCGGTCCGGTGCCACGGCCACGACCATCAACGCGCTGTTCACGGCGAAGGACGTCGCGAAGCAACTGACCGACTCCGGGGCCGCCATGCTGATCACCGTCACGGCGCTGGCGCCGCAGGCGCTGCAGGCCGCCGCCGAGGTCGGGCTGGCCGCCGATCGTGTCGTCGTGCTCGACGGCCCGGGCACGGCGGCCGACGGTCATCCCAATGCCGCCGAGCTGCTCGACGCCGCGCTGCCCGCACCCGAGGTCAGCTTCGACCCGGCGACGCATCTGGCGGCCCTGCCCTACAGCTCGGGCACCACGGGAAACCCCAAGGGCGTCATGCTCACCCACACGAATCTCGCGGCGAATGTGGCGCAGATTCGTCCGATCCAGGGCCTGGTTCCCGAGGACCGGGTACTCGCGGTGCTGCCGTTCTTCCACATCTACGGCATGACGGTGCTGCTCAACTCCGTCCTGCATGCCCGGGCCCGCCTGGTGATCATGCCCAGCTTCGATCTCGCGCTCTTCCTCAAGACCATCCAGGACCACAAGTGCACGTTCGCGTTCATCGCGCCGCCGGTCGCGGTGGCGCTGGCGAAGCACCCGATGGTCGACTCGTACCGGCTCGATTCCCTGAAAGGGCTCATGTCGGGCGCCGCGCCGCTCGATGACGACCTCGGCATGGCGGTCTCCGACCGGCTCGGCTGCCCCATCGTGCAGGG
Proteins encoded in this region:
- a CDS encoding AMP-binding protein; protein product: MTIASPFPEVQIPTTAVSEYIFGDLAESDADRIAITEVATGAEYTYRELAGRIEAFAGALAARGLGVGDVVGLLAPNSAAFAVAFHGILRSGATATTINALFTAKDVAKQLTDSGAAMLITVTALAPQALQAAAEVGLAADRVVVLDGPGTAADGHPNAAELLDAALPAPEVSFDPATHLAALPYSSGTTGNPKGVMLTHTNLAANVAQIRPIQGLVPEDRVLAVLPFFHIYGMTVLLNSVLHARARLVIMPSFDLALFLKTIQDHKCTFAFIAPPVAVALAKHPMVDSYRLDSLKGLMSGAAPLDDDLGMAVSDRLGCPIVQGYGMSELSPVSHCMPFDGGRELVGAVAPLSSCGWTVPNAVSKIVDPDTGAEIGRPEHGLSEVGELCFRGPNVMAGYLNNDAATRETIDDDGFLHTGDLARVDASGCIYIVDRLKELIKYKGYQVPPAELEAVLLTHPGIADTAVVGVRDPESGEEVPKAFVVLQPESALTGDEIMDFVAGQVAPYKKVRQVAFIDAIPKSAAGKILRRELRDIREV
- a CDS encoding ferredoxin codes for the protein MSRVEVDPEICIGMGMCEGISAAFRVGDGGTVDIGDTADVDPVVLRRAVAACPTGALRMADDV
- a CDS encoding Ig-like domain-containing protein, with the translated sequence MDTATTLHRIGSSAGSGHARFIGRVGALAVALGIGIAVANSPAICLADTGASTSTGTSASSTDKPSPATKPKAEKPTKKAKKPKHQKDSAAKSDQDAAAATTPDQPGDTETPKPGDSDTAEQKPATTKPGSGNPAETAKPTIKKSRQNQLRNAVPKPAVSVPQSTAATSQTKPKTNPAPASTAAVTAAKPAAAQAPSVESAANTVSTALSTAATKINTLTATTHPVSTAATGGNFVTHVVSSLLGAIGLVPHAGTSPAAPPQAPVLWTLFSWIRREIGNTFFNSSPLINYKQTETSQTFGGVIKGDLKATDANGDKLTYTVDKGPTKGSVTVRPDGTFTYTPSDALAFSGGTDSFTVTVDDRPGNPFHINLLKLFQPNAGATTTETVTVTVKPTSPLGTADQIALEQKAQEIVNTPQVQAAIEALKQAWLAHAQQRFGLVGGVDAENLALLDAAAREHALNAAMTVVNNDPDNPLVMAVDMRAHSWYGTDTHGGRFIYDNPDTIYRTIPVRSGSTYVISGKYLGGVPVDGNFGVYADISDALPIGNLAAKDLVVNADGTFTITADGNPTQPGQTNHIYLPPEAQQIFVRYTMADWTTESAPSLTVTRTGGPAGAPAESFDEMVAHTVSIVQNFQTSAHNTALDIVTLNLQTGQLKPPNTLTQPFNFPGTLVSQKQSLGYFQLADNQALVITINPGNAGYFVVPVTNDWELSPGDGTAQTSLNNAQSIANPDGTYTLVISPDDPGVANWVSTGGLNQGTLYIRFQALDATSSAVPMIVSQQVVTLDQLGTVLPAGTKYVTDAERQAQLAARQDGYNDRFGPFPQITTGAQSA
- a CDS encoding cytochrome P450: MTATAVTFTPGSAATWRSPWAMYAALREHDPVHHVVPAHAPDKDYWVLSRYADISAAAKDHETFSSAEGLTFNYDDMEAVGIKDNPPMVMQDPPVHTTFRRLVAKGFTPRQVTAIEPKVREFVVDRIEKLRAKGGGDIITEFLKPMPTMVVAHYLGVPEKDWDRFDAWTDAIVAANSTGHQPAAAPAIAELFTYFNELIAYRQEHPEDDTVSHLVAAGFGADGDMSGILSILGFAFTMITGGNDTTTGMLGGAVQLLTARRDQRQLLIDDPALIPDAVEELLRLTSPVQGLARMTTRDVEIEGTTIPAGRKTFLLYGSGNRDHRQWGPDAEELNVLRRPAQILTFSHGNHHCLGAAAARMQARVALEELLTRCPDFDVDADAVEYAEGSYVRRPTHLPFTAGS